In the genome of Diabrotica undecimpunctata isolate CICGRU chromosome 2, icDiaUnde3, whole genome shotgun sequence, the window atataatcgtaacaaaatactcctttacaagttaacaaattaaatgtatcattatctaattgactaaattctcgttttaaaatcttcttttctGATATATCTAAAAGAGATGCCAATTCATCGAGTGAAGCTCCCATAAATCTAAGTGAATCaataaatcgtaatttaatttgatgttcgtcagattgtaatgtaaatgaaatatatttttctttattaatgggAAGTAAGCTCAAGTGCCCATGCTTGCAAAGATCTATAATCATAAAATGCGAGTCGTAGCCACTAAAATTATGAAATACGATTGGGacgacaaacaattttttaaagttcaaattaCATGCTTGGTGCGCAAATCCCCGTACTTGTCCCGTAAAATGATCGTGATCTACAACAATTGTATCTGTAGCCAAAAAGCGTTTTTCGCAAATATGGCAAACAGTTGCCATATTTGTGTTGGGCTTTTCGACCATAGGTacaattgtctttattttggaatttacaaatttggaaatttcggccatttcttttgcgaaccactccatgcaattttcacctctatagctattaaaataagataaactatcatcgtaagcacatttcaaataataacctgcactaaaaggtacatgtttctgatattttgctGTTTTACTCAATGAGACATTTGAATctgtaaaattatgtaattgGCATTCAAAATCAGCATAAACTATAAACGGAGTTGTTTGTTTGTATGTAAAATTGCGAAAAGCCACATGGTCATATTTGGGAACAGTCATTTTGCATTTATTCACATCTGAACACATTTCTTCGTGCTCTGCTAGTTTGCTTTCGCtgtgaaaatagtttaaacaacgatcgcaaatatattttttacgtgtGTTTTTGTTCAATTGTGATCTTACTAATTTTCCTAAAtctttaatccaacaataatgaaGGCGTATTTCAGTCTGATCATCATCATCTTCTGGAGGAGCATCGTAATCGTTTAACTTTGGGAAATATTTATCCTGTATTAGGAGCAAATTAACatgcttttccatcttttgcggtGTCAGTCTGGCAGGTACTACTTCATAAAATTGTTTGTCCTTCACTACGTTTAATTCTAATGCAAACACATTGACAGATATGGCGtttgatttttcaaattttgaaatttgactTAATGGCATTGGGCTTTCTAATTTGTCTGTTTGCAAAACAGTAGAATAATGTGGATATTTCGAAACTCTCTGTGGATCCTTAGTAACAGGACACAAAGCGCTAACTATTGACCAATAAAAACAAGCCTGATCAACGTTATGCACATTAATGCACGCTCGTTTTTTCTGAATCTCTATTGGCAAGTCAATGAACGATGAACCGTTTCCTATttctactttattaatattaacttctaATGAAATTACTTTAGACAGAGCAGCACCCGAatctttttctgcaaattcagacagctttgtaaaaattttatccttaacattttcactaaaccaaagatgtaaatcggtcgatgtgtctataatagcatttttagtgttaaaatattttaaatctaaactttcggtatcacttgattttttaatgaattcgCCGCAAAATGTAGTATTAACTTTAAGAattctatttgtttttaaaataattttaatttttctgctaaaaataatataacaatcattTAGGAACTGTGTTAAGTCCTTATGCACTAAATTAACTATAACTCCAGTTTTAATTCGACTAGCAAAACACGAAATAacattttcccatttaactctattgcgtaattttgaattaagccccaacccaacgtacttattattaaaatttaaaataatttgtctaaaatgcttaaaatgtcctatgtaagtttgcaattttctaactgttcctacggatagtctattgtttttaattactttactacatctaaaaatttgactatttaaccgtcttgtccaaactttacgatctctttcagtgaatttatcgaaaattattttactaagcTTTTTAATAATGTGCATCAAATCATCAGACTGTTTAATCACTTGTTTTATATGCATGGCTATGGCTACTCAAACAGACaaacaataagaaaaaatcaCTTACCTTATTCAACTATCTTAAAGGATGCTAGGAGTCTGCTTTTTCCAATATCAACTTCCCCTTCGTATATCAGCGAATAGTTTCCGCTGTTGAGGTCCGTTATTGCTGCTTGGTAGGCTTTGGTTACCCGCTGTGGTAAGAAAACAACTTCAGCGCCCAAATCCAGCAGAACTGTATCCCCAAATTGTGTTGTTACCACCTTTGCACTGTGAATGGTAAATTTTTCTCCAATTTGCagatctttaagtttttttattggcTTACGTTCTGCAACCAAGGATGAATTATTTAGTTTTGATAGATCCATCTACAACAACAATAGAACAAACTATAGTTTTTCCGCTTAACGTGAATGGAGAGATGCATTACATACTCGACAATAGAGAAGAACCATATACTACAAGAAATCGAACTACGAACAGCGGAGAATACTTCTTATAAAAAAATAGCAGACGTGAAATGTTTTACAACACCCAAATAgataaaaaggacataataaatacaaacacagtatacatttttcataaaatactgCATGAAATACGACCAGAGAGATGTACAATTCACATAAAATACAATgataaaaaggacataataaatacatagaaatatacatttttcataaaatactgCATGAAATACGAACAGAGAGATGTACAATTCTCATAAAATACAATgataaaaaggacataataaatacataGAAATATACAAAAGACAAAAACCGCTTACCTTTATCAGATATATGTAAGTCACTGCACACCGTATTGACTACTGCGAACTTGTTGTTGTTGTATGTTTGCGATGCGAACTGTGACACCGTATGCGCTCCTCGGTCTTTTAAAGAACAGAGCAGCATATCACCCCACGCGAGCCCAAGTTGCGTCAACCTAATGCGCCTACGGTACCATCAACTGATTCGTTTCATTGATAAGCAACACCTTGTGTTCTAGAAAtgctcatatttatatatttatttttatttctttaactaATTTTTATGGTATATAATAAATAGATATTGCGGTAAGCGAATCGTTGTTATCAATTTAGAATTTTGTTAATGTGGTTGCTGATATCatcatacattttacaaaatgtagCAACTGCGGTTTTCTTTCCGGTGTACTTGTTTTtccaatgattaaaataaaatttgttatcacACTTGTTTACGTGTTTTGAATTATGCGGTACCGCGTTATCACGAGGCTTCATCCGGTTTTGCTAACAAATGCACTatcttttaacatatttaatatatttctgtatataatttcaattctttgattaatactaattttatccatataatacatgttttataaaaatacggttaatattacacaaaaacttcttcagtcagaagatgtgtgtgtgtttggatttttgtataaataactgtattaacaatttttggaaattagtataaatcaaggTGCTTGTCTGTTTACATGCCTTATtgtctaatgtaatgtaaataaacaatacttgtacatgtctatgtctttttttaataaaaaagtttcagTGTTGTATATATAACTTGTAGCTATATGTAActcaataataaaagatattttaatgaaagatATGTATATTTCTCCTACGCATTACTACTGAATATGTTCTACGTAGAATGTCACGTTTTATATGGCAagtttctagataaattttataaagatataaTTTGTATTAGTACAAGAGAATTGGGAATTTGACGTTGGTTCGTTTTATGATGTTTTTAGCCATAAATAATGATCGTATCGCACTTGGTCGGCAATTTTCGTAATATACATGAAAATACCTTTCTAATGGTATACTGCACGGAGCACTTGGTGCAAAATTGAGCGAGTTAGGGTTTGCTAGAGATCAAACTGCGACAAGAGATTTTTCTATGCCAATGGTTTTGTTTTACCgtcaataacaataaataagcatTTATAGTTCGACCAAGTTATTACAACGGTCGTTATGACACCTTACCATATATCTTTTGAACGGATAAGCGGAAATCGACGTATGACCCATCAAATTAAAGGATTTTGAATGATGAATTACATTGTGatgtctaatttaataaaattctatGTATAAGATCTCTTTGATACCCTGTTACATTCTgtatcgaatgtcacgtcatttcacgttctgcgtcgaatgtcacgtcctgcgtcgaatgtcacataactatcacgttctacgtcgaatgtcacgtgacatttcacgttctgcgtcgaatgtcacgtcctgcgttgaatgtcacatagctgtcacgttctacgtcgaatgtcacgtgacatttcacgttctgcgtcgaatgtcacgtgacatttcacgttctgcgtcgaatgtcacgtcctgcgttgaatgtcacataactgtcacgttctacgtcgaatgtcacgtgacatttcacgttctgcatcgaatgtcacgtcctgcgttgaatgtcacataactgtcacgttctacatCGAATGtcgcgtgacatttcacgttctgcgtcgaatgtcacgtcctgcgtcgaatgtcacgttctacgtcgaatgtcacgttctgcgttgaatgtcacatagctgtcacgttctacgtcgaatgtcacgtgacatttcacgttctgcgtcgaatgtcacgtcctgcgtcgaatgtcacataactgtcacgttctacgtcgaatgtcacgtcctgcgtcgaatgtcacgtggcatttcacgttctacgtcaaatgtcacgtcctgtcTCGAATGACACGTTCTATTAGGCACTGTatggacaagaagaagaagaaagttcatactgatcgttgacatggcttctgtgtgtcacctacgctttcatttgacacctcatacgtcaaaatcaggccaatagcaacgaagatacgttctagcgcccatttggcaacgtcgccatctttgttttttgtctccccgtctcctccccgttccaacgagccctcgtacgccccgatcggaccaatagaaacaaagatatgacgtaatgaccttttggcatgctccgatgcgcacggcacatactgcgttcaaccccatttttcatcccctttccaacgagccctcgtacgtcatcctacgttaagccgtttggaacttaagaccgggggttgcgattttaggggatgcGATTTAGGGGTTGCGCTCAGATATACATAGTCTATctacttaaaatattaaataaaaactttcctgTACCATAATACTCTCTCTGTATCAGATATTaagttatacatttatatataaaaatgagTAAATGTATACTATATTTTTTGGTATAGGATAagtttttatttctcattttatgactatatttattttccattaaaagCCTACTTTTTGAATTTAGGCGCCTAAAATTCAGagcatattttttgaatttgccgCTTAAAATTCAAAACCTctagaaactctctcccaaaACTTTCTATGGGAGTTACCTTACTAGAGGGGGTATATACTCTGGTTTATACACCATTTGTCTCGTAGGAACAGGTCTGTTGTAGTCGGCAATAGGGAGTTTTTGTAattacctaacgtaacgtatctccctatgcgtaaagaactaacgtatcgaagaagatgaacgttaaattgagaGATAAAGTTCTGCACATAACGTGACGATGGTGTTGCCCTCATCGAGTTAGTGATAAACTAATAAGTTGTCAGTGCCAGTCTTGTCCTTGTCACTTAAATAtagttttgatattcaaaataaataacaaatatttttttgaaaaatttttaattttggatatggacacaatattaaatgtaggtgcctttattgatAATGAAGAAGACGAGGAAATAGAAAATGCGCTTCTTCACATCTTGCACGACTATACGGTCGCTTTAAGTTATATATAGCTATAAGTCTGATATACAATGTAAAAATCTTTTTCACTTTTGGATTAAATTCCACCTTTCTGGATGATCATAAGGGTTCTGGCCTACGACTTCCTTTAACAaaaacaaatcatcttcattgctgAAGTGAAATCGTTTTCTACTGttttccattatttataaaaatcaaaacaaatatacttaTACCCACAAATGTGAAAAAACACGTGCCACGTGTACTGATGAAATGTGGATGTTAAATGTTGATATTTTGGTAATCGTTATCATTTGCCCCTCAGCATGAAA includes:
- the LOC140434940 gene encoding uncharacterized protein, with the translated sequence MHIKQVIKQSDDLMHIIKKLSKIIFDKFTERDRKVWTRRLNSQIFRCSKVIKNNRLSVGTVRKLQTYIGHFKHFRQIILNFNNKYVGLGLNSKLRNRVKWENVISCFASRIKTGVIVNLVHKDLTQFLNDCYIIFSRKIKIILKTNRILKVNTTFCGEFIKKSSDTESLDLKYFNTKNAIIDTSTDLHLWFSENVKDKIFTKLSEFAEKDSGAALSKVISLEVNINKVEIGNGSSFIDLPIEIQKKRACINVHNVDQACFYWSIVSALCPVTKDPQRVSKYPHYSTVLQTDKLESPMPLSQISKFEKSNAISVNVFALELNVVKDKQFYEVVPARLTPQKMEKHVNLLLIQDKYFPKLNDYDAPPEDDDDQTEIRLHYCWIKDLGKLVRSQLNKNTRKKYICDRCLNYFHSESKLAEHEEMCSDVNKCKMTVPKYDHVAFRNFTYKQTTPFIVYADFECQLHNFTDSNVSLSKTAKYQKHVPFSAGYYLKCAYDDSLSYFNSYRGENCMEWFAKEMAEISKFVNSKIKTIVPMVEKPNTNMATVCHICEKRFLATDTIVVDHDHFTGQVRGFAHQACNLNFKKLFVVPIVFHNFSGYDSHFMIIDLCKHGHLSLLPINKEKYISFTLQSDEHQIKLRFIDSLRFMGASLDELASLLDISEKKILKREFSQLDNDTFNLLTCKGVFCYDYIDSLEKLDETSLPSINHFYSKLNNEYISEEKYAHAQNVWQKFNCKNLGEYSDLYLKTDILLLADVFEQFRQKCRDTYKLDPAWYYTMPGYTWDCMLRYTQCKLELLKDVDMILFMEKAIRGGISVCSNRYSEANNKYISSYDPTRPSKYILYLDVNNLYGWAMSEALPIGGFKWIEDVTKFGVGNLPEGHIDIMSIQDDAKEGYFFQVDLEYPRELHDKHKDFPFAAEHRIPPGSKLPKLIPTLYHKTKYIMHYRNLKQALANGLILTKIHKVLKFNQSAWLRPYIELNTNLRAAATNSFEKNLFKLMNNAVFGKTMENQRRHRIVKLCKKWHGRYGAKNLIASSRFHSRTIFSENLVAIELKKSEVCFNKPLYIGAAILDISKLCMYDFHYNFMLPTMGEKNCSLLYMDTDSFIYELQCSDAYREVLKAHPSKFDTSDYAENNPYEIERLNKKIPGLMKDEANGKIITHFIGLRSKMYTFKLQITDEEREKERQRLERKQLNKERIECDLGNLGITKKAKGVKYNIVRNKITYEDYEKCLKEFKLQTASQRCIRSYQHSVFSIEQSKTALSPYDDKRYLIPKSFNTLPWGHYLVE